The following are from one region of the Odontesthes bonariensis isolate fOdoBon6 chromosome 12, fOdoBon6.hap1, whole genome shotgun sequence genome:
- the LOC142396870 gene encoding gap junction alpha-3 protein-like, giving the protein MGDWSFLGRLLENAQEHSTVIGKVWLTVLFIFRILVLGAAAEEVWGDEQSDFTCNTQQPGCENVCYDEAFPISHIRFWVLQIIFVSTPTLIYLGHVLHIVRMEEKRKEKEEEHRKANKFQEEKELLYRNGGDAGGGGKKEKPPIRDEHGKIRIRGALLRTYVFNIIFKTLFEVGFILGQYFLYGFKLRPLYKCARWPCPNTVDCFISRPTEKTIFIIFMLVVACVSLLLNLLEIYHLGWKKVKQGMTNEFAPDRVSLRHVDTAEPERLASASRTAPSSLSYPPNYTDVTAGGGAFLPPMGPAAVASGAEFKMDDLQQEDSLRQSSPSSHYYISNNNNHRLATQQNWANLATEQQTREMKATSPFPSSSSSASNENEHQQQPVDAPLSSADAAVNAASSNSSPGPASNADSWGGGKSVQGEGHIITTVEMHEPPVTVSTDPRRLSRASKSSSIRARPSDLAV; this is encoded by the coding sequence ATGGGCGACTGGAGCTTTCTGGGGCGGCTGCTGGAGAACGCTCAGGAGCACTCAACGGTCATCGGCAAGGTCTGGCTGACTGTCCTCTTCATCTTCAGGATCCTGGTGCTGGGGGCCGCGGCTGAAGAGGTCTGGGGCGACGAGCAGTCCGACTTCACCTGTAACACCCAGCAGCCCGGTTGCGAGAACGTCTGCTACGACGAGGCCTTCCCCATCTCGCACATCCGCTTCTGGGTGCTCCAGATCATCTTCGTGTCCACACCAACTCTCATCTACCTGGGCCACGTGCTACATATCGTCCGCATGGAGGAGAAGCggaaagaaaaggaggaggagcacCGCAAAGCAAACAAGTTTCAAGAGGAGAAAGAACTCCTTTATAGAAACGGTGGTGATGCTGGAGGAGGTGGCAAGAAGGAGAAGCCGCCAATCAGGGATGAACATGGCAAAATCCGTATCAGAGGCGCACTGCTGCGCACCTATGTGTTCAATATTATTTTCAAGACCCTGTTTGAAGTGGGTTTCATTTTGGGCCAGTATTTCCTTTATGGCTTTAAGCTCAGGCCCCTGTACAAGTGTGCACGTTGGCCCTGCCCCAACACCGTTGACTGCTTCATATCAAGGCCCACTGAAAAGaccatttttattatatttatgcTTGTGGTGGCTTGCGTGTCTCTTTTGCTGAATTTGTTAGAGATCTATCACCTCGGATGGAAGAAAGTTAAACAGGGCATGACAAACGAGTTTGCCCCAGATCGTGTGTCGCTGCGCCATGTTGACACAGCAGAGCCTGAGCGCTTGGCCTCAGCCTCCAGAACTGCCCCCTCCAGCCTCAGCTACCCTCCCAATTACACAGATGTGACGGCGGGCGGCGGGGCTTTCCTGCCGCCCATGGGGCCAGCAGCCGTGGCCTCAGGTGCGGAGTTTAAGATGGACGACCTTCAACAGGAGGATTCCCTTCGCCAGTCCTCCCCTTCTTCCCACTACTAcatcagcaacaacaacaaccacaggcTGGCTACTCAGCAGAACTGGGCCAATCTGGCCACCGAGCAGCAGACTCGGGAGATGAAGGCCACCTCACCCTTCCCGTCTTCCTCATCTTCTGCCAGCAACGAGAAcgagcaccagcagcagcccgTTGATGCTCCGCTCAGCAGCGCCGACGCAGCCGTTAATGCTGCCTCCAGCAACAGCAGCCCCGGCCCTGCCTCCAACGCAGACAGCTGGGGTGGGGGCAAGAGCGTGCAGGGGGAAGGCCATATCATCACTACAGTGGAGATGCACGAGCCCCCTGTGACGGTCAGCACAGACCCTCGGCGGCTCAGTCGGGCCAGCAAAAGCAGCAGCATCAGGGCCAGGCCGAGCGACCTGGCGGTCTAA